A single Deltaproteobacteria bacterium DNA region contains:
- the moeB gene encoding molybdopterin-synthase adenylyltransferase MoeB encodes MGLTNEQIRRYSRHLIMPEVGVEGQEKLSNARVLCVGAGGLGSPLALYLAAAGVGHLGILDFDVVDFSNLQRQIIHSEDNIGVLKVDSAKERLLQLNSDIEITTYNTRLTSENAMDIFKDYDIIVDGTDNFATRYLVNDACVLLGKPNVYGSIFRFEGQVTVFDAKRGPCYRCLYPEPPPPGLVPSCAEGGVLGILPGVIGTLQASEAVKLIIEQGKPLIGRLLFLDVLEMQPRELNLRKDPDCPICGENATIKELIDYEEFCGIRGVEEAEASSPGDNLEISVDEFKELRANGGNVVVLDVREPHEFEICSLDGPTQIPLGELPERVNELDTADQIVVYCHTGGRSMRATRFLRTMGFKKARNLKGGIDAWAEKYDPDMPRY; translated from the coding sequence ATGGGTCTTACAAATGAGCAAATCAGGCGCTACTCAAGGCATTTGATAATGCCCGAGGTAGGTGTCGAAGGACAGGAAAAACTTTCTAACGCGAGGGTTTTGTGCGTTGGGGCCGGAGGTCTCGGCTCCCCGCTTGCATTGTACCTGGCGGCGGCCGGGGTCGGGCACCTGGGCATACTGGACTTTGACGTTGTCGATTTCAGTAATCTCCAACGGCAAATCATTCACAGCGAGGATAACATCGGCGTTTTGAAAGTGGATTCCGCTAAGGAGAGGCTCCTTCAGCTCAATTCGGATATAGAAATCACTACCTATAACACGAGACTCACATCCGAAAACGCTATGGATATATTCAAGGATTACGATATTATCGTCGACGGCACCGACAACTTCGCGACCAGGTATCTGGTAAACGACGCGTGCGTGCTCCTCGGAAAGCCCAACGTGTACGGAAGCATCTTCAGGTTCGAAGGGCAGGTAACAGTTTTTGACGCCAAGAGGGGTCCATGCTACCGCTGCCTCTATCCGGAGCCTCCTCCTCCGGGCCTCGTGCCGAGCTGCGCCGAGGGCGGAGTCCTGGGAATACTCCCGGGGGTCATAGGAACGCTTCAGGCCTCGGAGGCCGTTAAGCTCATCATAGAGCAGGGAAAACCTTTAATCGGCAGACTGCTGTTTCTCGACGTTCTCGAAATGCAGCCGAGAGAATTAAATCTGCGAAAAGACCCGGACTGCCCGATATGCGGGGAGAACGCGACCATTAAAGAATTGATCGACTACGAAGAGTTCTGCGGAATACGGGGAGTGGAAGAGGCGGAGGCGTCAAGTCCGGGCGACAACCTGGAGATTTCAGTAGACGAATTTAAAGAACTGCGTGCGAACGGCGGAAACGTCGTAGTTCTGGACGTGAGGGAGCCTCACGAATTCGAGATTTGCAGCCTTGACGGCCCCACACAGATACCACTCGGGGAACTGCCCGAAAGGGTAAATGAGCTGGACACAGCGGACCAGATAGTAGTCTACTGCCACACCGGGGGAAGAAGCATGAGGGCTACCAGATTCCTGAGGACAATGGGCTTTAAGAAAGCCAGGAACCTGAAGGGCGGCATCGACGCCTGGGCCGAGAAATACGACCCCGATATGCCGAGGTACTAA
- a CDS encoding GNAT family N-acetyltransferase: MNYEFIRYDGSYDEKIYDFQKQHWSIDSDLNKSYFRWKYFENPFSESPKIYLVLSEGKLIAFRGMYDTEWQIGGSSDNFKALCASDLVIHPEYRNKGIYQELMRFVLRDLNERGYRYLLNFSANTVNYIGSLAMGWKSIGKITVLEKNLNKRRSFPAKVAGSLLRKAGISEFISRRAKPGIRTIEDIHKNTKALPHHILLDKNPKPEEMASLVSKLEPRKKITLIRKPDYFRWRYRNPFSGFLFLYWQEKELKGYLVAQTRLHRESHDRKFNIVEIEAINSSIKIELIKCLASILDLGRLSIWANMLEQSSLKALKSDGFEEERPRRSVADHLSTLLVINTERENDKVEFRDLNLANMKNWDLKMIYSDNY, encoded by the coding sequence ATGAATTATGAGTTTATCAGATATGACGGGAGCTATGACGAAAAGATTTACGACTTTCAAAAGCAACACTGGAGCATTGATTCAGATTTAAACAAATCCTATTTCAGATGGAAATATTTTGAAAACCCGTTTTCCGAATCACCCAAAATCTATTTGGTTCTCAGCGAAGGGAAGCTGATTGCGTTCAGAGGCATGTACGATACCGAATGGCAAATAGGCGGCAGTTCAGACAATTTTAAAGCATTATGCGCTTCTGATCTTGTAATACATCCGGAATATCGAAATAAGGGGATATATCAGGAATTAATGAGATTCGTCTTGCGCGATCTAAATGAGAGGGGCTACCGGTATTTACTTAATTTCAGCGCGAACACTGTTAATTATATCGGCTCCCTGGCGATGGGCTGGAAGAGCATCGGCAAAATAACGGTCCTGGAAAAAAATTTGAATAAAAGAAGGTCCTTTCCTGCGAAGGTTGCCGGTAGTTTGCTTAGAAAAGCCGGAATCAGTGAATTTATCAGCCGTAGAGCAAAGCCGGGCATAAGAACCATCGAGGATATTCATAAAAATACAAAAGCATTACCGCACCACATTCTGCTGGATAAAAACCCAAAGCCGGAGGAGATGGCCTCCCTTGTTTCAAAACTGGAACCCCGTAAGAAGATAACACTCATAAGAAAACCCGACTATTTCCGCTGGAGGTACAGGAATCCGTTTTCGGGCTTCTTATTTTTATATTGGCAAGAAAAGGAGCTCAAAGGCTACCTTGTGGCACAAACCCGTTTACATAGAGAATCTCATGACCGTAAGTTTAATATCGTCGAAATTGAGGCTATAAACTCGTCAATAAAAATCGAACTTATAAAGTGCCTCGCTTCAATACTGGACTTGGGAAGATTATCGATATGGGCAAATATGCTTGAGCAAAGTTCGCTTAAAGCACTAAAATCAGATGGTTTCGAAGAAGAAAGACCTCGCAGGAGTGTAGCAGATCATCTTTCGACTCTTCTGGTAATCAATACTGAAAGGGAAAACGATAAAGTAGAATTCAGAGACTTAAATCTTGCAAATATGAAGAACTGGGACCTCAAGATGATATACTCAGACAACTACTAA
- a CDS encoding TauD/TfdA family dioxygenase: MVSEIIGNNDFTAAFIDDKTTLPLVLTSKNDNLTLAKFFSLHKEPIDQSLLKYGGILFRNFNLEGIEEFEGIVGENYGSLLEYNDRATPRSQVKGKVYTATDYPPEQEILLHNESSFAARFPGKIFFYCVTASEEGGETPLADVRKVYKRLDPSIRKPFEEKGVLYVRNFSGGPFGFSWQEVYQTQDKSEMERFCRESDIEYEWIDNNKVRTRQLRPAIAKHPVSGEFVWLNHATVLSVFAIEPKLQQMLLKFFKEKDLPNNTYYGDGSSIDKETITKLREAYDTETVSFPWERGDVLMLDNMIVAHGRRPYSGSRKIVVAMANPTTWKELETSI; the protein is encoded by the coding sequence ATGGTTAGTGAAATAATAGGAAACAATGATTTTACAGCAGCTTTTATTGATGATAAAACCACGCTGCCTTTGGTCCTTACTTCCAAAAACGACAATTTAACCCTTGCAAAATTTTTCAGTCTGCATAAGGAGCCAATCGACCAAAGCCTCCTGAAATACGGGGGGATATTATTCAGAAACTTCAACTTGGAGGGGATTGAAGAATTCGAAGGAATCGTCGGGGAGAATTACGGAAGTCTGCTGGAATACAACGACAGAGCTACACCGAGATCTCAGGTTAAGGGGAAAGTCTATACCGCCACCGATTACCCGCCGGAGCAGGAAATTCTTCTCCATAATGAAAGTTCATTCGCGGCTCGGTTCCCCGGGAAAATCTTCTTTTATTGCGTTACAGCCTCTGAGGAAGGCGGTGAAACCCCCCTAGCAGATGTGAGAAAAGTATATAAGCGTCTCGACCCATCAATCAGAAAACCGTTTGAGGAAAAAGGGGTGTTGTACGTCCGAAACTTCAGCGGCGGTCCGTTCGGCTTCTCTTGGCAGGAGGTTTACCAAACACAAGACAAATCCGAAATGGAAAGGTTTTGCAGAGAATCCGACATCGAGTACGAGTGGATTGACAACAACAAAGTAAGGACAAGACAGCTTCGACCCGCTATAGCGAAACATCCGGTCTCAGGGGAATTTGTCTGGCTGAACCACGCTACCGTCCTCAGTGTATTTGCTATTGAGCCGAAATTGCAGCAGATGCTACTCAAATTCTTTAAAGAGAAAGATTTGCCTAATAATACTTATTACGGAGACGGGAGCAGCATTGACAAAGAAACAATAACTAAACTCAGAGAAGCTTATGATACCGAAACCGTTTCGTTCCCGTGGGAAAGAGGCGATGTTCTTATGCTGGACAATATGATTGTCGCACATGGAAGGAGACCTTATTCAGGCAGCAGAAAGATCGTAGTCGCTATGGCTAATCCCACCACCTGGAAAGAACTGGAGACTTCAATCTGA
- the ald gene encoding alanine dehydrogenase has protein sequence MNIGVPKERKVQEYRVALTPQAVRVLMEHGHKVFVEKGAGLGSGIPDQEYKKSGAKVLSTEKELFQKSELIVKVKEPLPAEYPLIKEHHIIFSYLHLAADKKLVQALKKSKCRAMAFETVELPDGSLPLLIPMSKIAGRLSVQVGVHFLQKSKGGKGVLLSGAAGVRRGRITVIGGGTVGLSAVLSALGLGAEVTVIDIKQEKLEFFYEHFEGRVRTLPSYPEIIGEELKKSDLVVGAVLVTGARAPKVITEDMISGMEEGSVFVDVAIDQGGCSETSRPTTHDSPVYDSCGVKHYCVTNMPSLVSQTSTYYLSNTILPYVLMVADGKIEHNDALLKGINVDRGELKLDIY, from the coding sequence ATGAATATAGGCGTTCCGAAAGAGAGGAAGGTGCAGGAGTACAGGGTTGCGCTGACGCCTCAGGCCGTGCGTGTACTTATGGAGCACGGGCACAAGGTCTTTGTTGAAAAAGGCGCGGGGCTCGGGAGCGGAATACCGGATCAGGAATATAAAAAATCTGGAGCGAAGGTTCTAAGCACTGAAAAGGAGCTTTTTCAGAAATCCGAGCTTATAGTAAAGGTCAAAGAACCCCTCCCGGCTGAATACCCTCTAATTAAAGAGCATCATATAATCTTCTCCTATCTACACCTGGCGGCGGATAAAAAGCTCGTCCAGGCGCTTAAGAAGAGTAAATGCAGGGCTATGGCTTTTGAGACGGTCGAGCTTCCCGACGGCTCCCTTCCTCTTCTTATACCTATGAGCAAGATCGCGGGCAGGCTCTCGGTGCAGGTGGGCGTGCATTTCCTCCAGAAGTCAAAGGGCGGGAAGGGTGTGCTTCTGAGCGGAGCCGCGGGAGTGAGAAGGGGCAGGATAACTGTCATAGGAGGGGGAACGGTTGGACTGAGCGCAGTTCTCTCCGCGCTCGGACTCGGCGCCGAGGTTACGGTGATAGACATCAAGCAGGAAAAGCTTGAATTCTTCTATGAGCACTTCGAAGGCAGAGTGCGCACTCTCCCCTCGTATCCCGAGATAATCGGGGAGGAGCTCAAAAAATCCGATCTGGTCGTGGGCGCCGTTCTCGTTACAGGCGCGAGGGCTCCCAAGGTAATAACAGAGGATATGATTTCCGGGATGGAAGAGGGAAGCGTTTTCGTTGATGTCGCGATCGACCAGGGGGGATGCTCCGAGACGAGCAGACCCACTACCCACGATTCGCCCGTTTATGATTCCTGCGGCGTGAAACACTACTGCGTAACGAATATGCCTTCGCTGGTTTCACAAACCTCTACGTATTACCTGTCGAATACGATACTTCCCTATGTGCTTATGGTCGCCGACGGCAAAATCGAGCACAATGATGCGCTTTTAAAAGGTATAAACGTTGACCGCGGCGAACTCAAACTCGACATATACTGA